The Buttiauxella selenatireducens genome has a window encoding:
- a CDS encoding PTS transporter subunit EIIC: MNYNLVADTIVKHCGGTANLAHVTNCMTRVRITIANAEQVDMQALRGIEGVLGVVEDDTLQVIVGPGKSSKVAAIINDLLSGTQATIAVSDPEMKARLARDKAKKPTRIKSILKHIANIFVPILPPLIAAGILMGINNVLVNSAASFAMAQHIAAIGDMSPTQVVLDQRHLLGLSTFLDIVSKALFGFLAIYTGVTSAKEFDGTVVMGGLLGAITIAPQLAHLGLIPGQGGLIGVIFAVWLMCWLEKRVRRIVPDVLDVVLTPTLVLIIMAAALLFVIMPAAGVVSNAILHGMNGLLATGGMAAGFVLASLFPLLISLGLHHGLFPIHLEMINATGHAPLFAIQIMSNSGMVGAATAVLLLTRDPMMKKIAKAAIPTSILAVGEPTIFGVNIPAGFAFITGSIGAGFGGMMIVLLGVTTNGVGAAGLSALPLIADGKYLQYILAWLTGCLAAFVLTYATGKLRGYDKESI, from the coding sequence ATGAACTACAACCTTGTTGCTGACACCATTGTGAAGCACTGTGGTGGAACAGCGAATCTGGCCCATGTAACAAACTGTATGACCCGTGTCCGTATCACGATAGCCAATGCGGAACAGGTGGATATGCAGGCCCTGCGGGGTATAGAAGGTGTTCTGGGGGTCGTTGAAGATGACACCCTGCAGGTGATTGTCGGCCCAGGGAAATCGTCTAAAGTGGCCGCGATTATCAATGATCTTCTCAGCGGCACCCAGGCAACTATTGCCGTCAGCGACCCCGAGATGAAAGCCAGGCTTGCGCGTGATAAGGCGAAAAAACCCACTCGCATCAAGAGTATCCTGAAGCACATTGCGAATATTTTTGTGCCCATCCTCCCGCCACTGATTGCTGCCGGGATCCTGATGGGCATCAATAATGTCCTGGTGAACTCTGCAGCATCCTTTGCGATGGCACAGCATATTGCGGCGATTGGCGATATGTCGCCGACACAGGTAGTACTGGATCAACGCCACTTGCTGGGGCTGAGTACCTTCCTGGATATCGTGTCCAAAGCGTTGTTTGGTTTCCTGGCTATTTACACCGGGGTCACTTCCGCCAAAGAATTTGACGGTACTGTGGTGATGGGCGGACTTTTGGGGGCGATTACCATTGCCCCACAACTGGCACATCTGGGGCTTATTCCAGGCCAGGGCGGGTTGATTGGTGTGATTTTTGCAGTATGGCTGATGTGCTGGCTCGAAAAACGCGTGCGCCGCATTGTGCCCGATGTCCTGGACGTCGTCCTGACGCCTACCCTTGTTTTGATAATCATGGCGGCAGCCCTGCTGTTCGTGATTATGCCGGCGGCAGGTGTGGTATCGAATGCCATTCTTCATGGCATGAACGGGTTACTGGCCACTGGCGGCATGGCGGCCGGGTTCGTACTGGCCTCGCTGTTCCCGCTGTTGATATCGCTTGGTCTGCATCATGGTCTGTTCCCTATCCATCTGGAGATGATTAACGCAACAGGGCACGCCCCGCTGTTTGCCATCCAGATCATGTCCAACTCAGGTATGGTCGGAGCAGCGACAGCGGTTCTGCTGCTGACCCGGGATCCGATGATGAAGAAAATCGCCAAAGCGGCAATCCCGACATCCATCCTTGCCGTCGGCGAGCCCACCATTTTCGGTGTCAACATCCCGGCAGGTTTCGCCTTCATTACCGGCTCTATTGGTGCCGGTTTCGGCGGCATGATGATCGTGCTGTTGGGTGTGACCACAAATGGCGTGGGGGCCGCCGGTCTTTCCGCGCTGCCGCTCATCGCAGACGGTAAATATTTGCAGTATATCCTTGCCTGGCTAACGGGTTGCCTTGCCGCTTTCGTGTTGACCTATGCCACAGGCAAATTGCGCGGTTACGACAAAGAATCCATCTGA
- a CDS encoding sulfatase, which yields MKAIMLMFDSLNKHMLSAYGSDDAITPNFQRLKERTTRFNNFYVGSMPCMPARREIHTGRYNFLHRSWSPLEPFDDSMPEILKKNGIHTHMVTDHKHYWRDGGATYHSRYSTCEFIRGQEGDSWKGVVDAPAYQYESGEPEEIKQRRIASRTQHQVNVQFMKDEDDHPLARTINSGLEFIRTNQAADNWFLQLECFDPHEPFFVPEKYLEMYGIDDSSIFDGWPPYYFVTESEERKSTIQKYYKALLTMVDAYVGKVLDHMDKYDLWKDTLLIVNTDHGFLLGEHEWWGKNIMPLYNEVANIPFFIWHPECGGAGESREALAQTIDIPATLLDFFGLEKPVDMQGVSLRPAIINDSPVREHALFGYHGCHINITDGRYVYMRAPVERDIDELYEYTLMPTRINRRFTPKELQGLTLHPGFSFTKGCQVLKIPAESIMTRGADRFGHRLYDLQTDPKQKNQCRDSDIAKRLCAAMENTMQANDAPEELWARYGLTASPMLLGLDPAVVPEFSDYSPDIRYGMLCLLQHLENAGEKTIAQQLRSESQPGWSRDDLWRFILETLPASQHQSVFYKMALEMRLN from the coding sequence ATGAAAGCCATTATGCTGATGTTCGACTCACTCAATAAGCATATGCTGTCGGCTTACGGCAGTGACGACGCCATCACCCCCAACTTTCAGCGGCTGAAAGAAAGAACGACCCGTTTTAACAACTTCTATGTTGGCAGTATGCCCTGCATGCCTGCGCGCCGTGAAATTCATACCGGGCGGTATAATTTCCTGCACCGCTCCTGGTCCCCTCTGGAGCCATTCGATGATTCGATGCCAGAAATCCTGAAAAAAAATGGCATCCACACCCATATGGTGACGGATCATAAGCACTACTGGCGCGACGGTGGAGCGACCTACCACTCCCGCTATAGCACGTGCGAATTTATACGTGGCCAGGAAGGCGATAGCTGGAAAGGTGTGGTGGATGCGCCCGCTTATCAGTACGAATCCGGCGAGCCAGAAGAGATCAAACAACGGCGTATCGCCAGCAGGACTCAGCATCAGGTCAATGTCCAGTTTATGAAAGACGAGGATGACCACCCGCTGGCGCGCACCATCAACAGCGGGCTGGAGTTTATTCGCACCAACCAGGCTGCTGATAACTGGTTCCTGCAGCTGGAGTGCTTTGATCCTCATGAACCCTTCTTTGTGCCGGAAAAATACCTGGAGATGTACGGTATTGACGACTCTTCCATTTTCGATGGCTGGCCGCCTTATTATTTCGTCACGGAGAGTGAAGAGCGAAAGAGCACGATCCAGAAGTACTACAAAGCACTGCTGACCATGGTGGATGCCTATGTCGGTAAGGTTCTGGACCACATGGATAAATATGATCTGTGGAAGGATACTCTGCTCATCGTCAACACCGATCACGGTTTCCTGCTGGGCGAGCATGAATGGTGGGGGAAAAATATCATGCCGCTTTATAACGAAGTGGCCAATATTCCTTTCTTTATCTGGCACCCTGAATGTGGTGGTGCGGGCGAGTCTCGCGAAGCACTGGCACAAACCATTGATATCCCCGCGACTCTGCTGGATTTCTTCGGTCTGGAAAAACCGGTTGATATGCAGGGGGTTTCACTCAGACCTGCCATTATTAATGATTCGCCGGTGCGTGAACATGCTCTGTTCGGATATCACGGCTGCCATATCAATATCACCGATGGCCGTTACGTGTATATGCGGGCTCCGGTCGAAAGGGATATTGACGAGTTATATGAATACACTCTGATGCCAACCCGCATCAACCGCCGCTTCACCCCGAAAGAACTGCAGGGTCTTACGCTTCACCCGGGGTTCAGTTTCACCAAAGGCTGTCAGGTTCTGAAAATCCCTGCGGAATCTATCATGACCCGGGGAGCCGATCGTTTCGGGCACCGATTGTATGACCTGCAGACGGATCCGAAACAGAAAAATCAGTGTCGTGATTCAGATATTGCAAAACGCCTGTGTGCTGCGATGGAAAATACGATGCAAGCCAATGATGCACCAGAAGAGCTTTGGGCACGTTACGGGTTGACAGCATCACCCATGCTTCTGGGGCTTGACCCGGCAGTTGTGCCAGAGTTCAGTGATTACAGCCCGGATATTCGCTATGGCATGCTATGCCTGTTACAGCATCTGGAGAATGCAGGCGAGAAAACTATTGCACAGCAACTCAGGAGCGAAAGTCAGCCGGGCTGGTCACGGGATGACCTCTGGCGATTCATCCTGGAGACGCTCCCTGCCAGCCAGCATCAGAGTGTGTTCTACAAAATGGCGTTAGAGATGCGGCTTAATTAA
- a CDS encoding GntR family transcriptional regulator: MKQELDYTRGAKPLYAQLYDILLHKLKTGEYKKNDVLPTEAEFEERFGVSRITARRALAELVAKGLVKRQAGIGTMVISTSEKQGVKTRISLMDGQQQLPITRKNLTLELVIPPACVAQAFSLQKDEPLQCLTRIIFRQNEIPAQVNYIWLTPRLGSLSLAAVANGLYHFFEERHENIDAYQDTITAELPSEEDCRILDIQSTAPLLVKTRKGFNDRGELVEYTVAKHIAHYYQYIVENSR, from the coding sequence ATGAAACAAGAGCTTGATTATACACGCGGTGCCAAACCTCTGTACGCTCAGCTATACGATATCCTGCTACACAAGCTGAAAACGGGTGAGTATAAAAAAAATGATGTTCTGCCCACAGAAGCTGAATTTGAAGAGCGATTTGGCGTCAGCCGTATCACTGCCCGACGGGCGCTGGCGGAGCTGGTCGCAAAAGGGCTGGTCAAACGCCAGGCTGGCATCGGAACCATGGTCATCAGTACCTCAGAAAAACAGGGTGTCAAAACACGTATCAGCCTGATGGACGGCCAGCAGCAATTGCCGATCACGCGTAAGAACCTGACGCTGGAGTTAGTCATCCCTCCCGCCTGCGTCGCGCAGGCGTTTAGTCTGCAGAAAGATGAGCCGCTTCAATGCCTGACCCGTATCATTTTCCGGCAGAATGAAATCCCAGCTCAGGTCAACTATATCTGGTTAACACCGCGGCTCGGATCGTTGTCACTGGCAGCTGTGGCTAACGGTCTGTATCACTTCTTCGAAGAGCGCCATGAAAATATCGATGCCTATCAGGACACCATTACCGCAGAACTTCCGAGCGAAGAGGATTGCCGGATCCTTGATATCCAGTCCACCGCCCCCTTGCTGGTGAAGACCCGCAAAGGTTTTAACGATCGAGGGGAGCTGGTTGAATATACGGTAGCCAAACATATTGCGCATTACTATCAATATATTGTGGAGAACAGCCGATGA
- a CDS encoding YidH family protein, whose amino-acid sequence MTWRTEGKSPDYRFTLANERTFLAWIRTALAFMAAAIGIDQLAPEMAPEIFRAGLVILLGLTAAGLSCYAWRRWVANERAMRQDADLPFPRALLWLSSGLALCIILTLTALVGL is encoded by the coding sequence ATGACATGGAGAACCGAAGGCAAGTCACCGGATTACCGATTTACCCTCGCAAACGAACGCACCTTCCTCGCATGGATCCGCACGGCGCTGGCGTTTATGGCGGCGGCGATTGGTATCGATCAGTTGGCCCCTGAGATGGCCCCGGAAATATTTCGCGCAGGCCTGGTCATATTGCTGGGGCTGACGGCTGCCGGGTTGTCCTGTTACGCATGGCGCCGTTGGGTGGCGAATGAACGGGCGATGCGTCAGGATGCCGACCTGCCCTTCCCACGAGCTCTGCTGTGGCTGAGTTCCGGATTAGCGCTCTGCATCATCCTGACGCTGACTGCGCTGGTGGGATTATGA
- a CDS encoding DUF202 domain-containing protein, translating to MNIALRERDPGLQPERTALSWHRTAFSSLVLALATVRAGFVNADILLAILGSASAVVSLVLVWVSLRRQRQIVCDTRLTTPGSAMAKCLICLALGLNALAITLHTLVRLF from the coding sequence ATGAATATCGCTTTACGGGAAAGAGATCCAGGACTACAACCCGAACGCACGGCGTTATCCTGGCATCGCACGGCGTTCTCGTCACTGGTGCTGGCCCTGGCGACAGTACGCGCCGGTTTTGTCAATGCCGATATCCTTCTCGCCATTCTGGGCAGTGCATCTGCGGTTGTCTCTCTTGTTCTGGTGTGGGTATCCTTACGCCGCCAGCGGCAAATTGTCTGTGACACCAGGCTGACTACGCCAGGATCGGCTATGGCCAAGTGCCTGATTTGTCTCGCGCTGGGGCTGAATGCACTGGCGATTACCCTGCACACCCTTGTCCGGTTGTTCTGA
- a CDS encoding anaerobic sulfatase maturase translates to MTLTVNGCHVMAKPTGSVCNIDCNYCFYLEKEALYPERKQNWRMSDETLEQYIRQHIEAQQSQQVTFAWQGGEPTMMGLPFFHRVIALCEKYGQGKQIQHALQTNGILMNPEWAAFFAEHHFLIGLSIDGPQALHDTYRVTRAGGGTHAKVMEALALLKQHNVEFNTLTVVGKHNVSHAREVYEFLLAAGSRYIQFIPLVERISTAETSALNLVLPGESAATLAPWTVPSRQFGEFLSEIFDIWVRRDIGRVSVQMFDVAIAAWNSQPPVLCVHTETCGHAFALESNGDLYNCDHFVYPEHRLGNIHQQDIRELNNSEQAYAFGQAKRDTLTTDCRQCEFRFVCHGGCPKHRFAVSFTGQPGHNYLCAGYKHFFRHITRDMNLLRDLLNGGYPPEAMIYAQAQKSVAVGSVSRNDPCPCGSGKKYKKCCLQS, encoded by the coding sequence ATGACCCTTACTGTGAACGGTTGTCACGTCATGGCAAAGCCCACGGGCTCTGTCTGCAATATTGACTGTAATTACTGCTTTTATCTGGAAAAAGAAGCGTTGTACCCGGAGCGAAAGCAGAACTGGCGCATGTCGGATGAGACGCTGGAGCAGTATATTCGCCAGCATATTGAAGCCCAGCAAAGCCAGCAGGTGACGTTTGCCTGGCAGGGTGGCGAACCCACGATGATGGGGCTGCCCTTCTTCCACCGGGTGATTGCGCTGTGCGAAAAATACGGTCAGGGAAAGCAGATCCAGCATGCTCTGCAGACCAATGGGATCCTGATGAACCCGGAATGGGCCGCCTTTTTCGCAGAACATCATTTCCTGATTGGATTATCTATTGACGGGCCGCAGGCGCTGCATGATACGTATCGGGTAACGCGTGCAGGCGGCGGCACTCACGCGAAGGTGATGGAAGCGCTGGCGCTACTGAAGCAGCATAACGTGGAGTTCAATACGCTGACGGTGGTCGGGAAACACAACGTATCCCACGCCCGGGAAGTCTATGAGTTCTTGCTTGCGGCAGGCTCACGCTATATTCAGTTCATTCCGCTTGTCGAGCGCATCAGCACGGCCGAAACGTCAGCCCTCAACCTGGTTCTGCCAGGTGAAAGCGCCGCCACGCTGGCCCCCTGGACAGTCCCTTCCCGGCAGTTTGGTGAATTTCTCAGTGAGATTTTTGATATCTGGGTTCGACGAGACATCGGTCGCGTCTCGGTGCAGATGTTTGATGTGGCAATCGCAGCCTGGAATAGCCAGCCGCCGGTACTCTGCGTGCATACCGAAACCTGCGGGCATGCTTTTGCGCTGGAATCCAACGGTGACCTGTACAACTGCGACCACTTTGTTTATCCGGAACATCGTCTGGGCAATATTCACCAGCAGGATATTCGCGAACTGAATAACAGCGAGCAGGCCTACGCATTTGGTCAGGCAAAACGCGACACACTGACCACAGACTGCCGCCAGTGTGAATTCCGGTTTGTCTGCCACGGCGGTTGCCCCAAACATCGTTTCGCGGTGTCGTTCACCGGACAACCGGGTCACAACTATCTGTGCGCAGGCTACAAACACTTTTTCCGTCATATCACCCGGGACATGAATCTGCTGCGCGACCTACTCAACGGCGGCTATCCTCCGGAAGCCATGATTTACGCGCAAGCGCAAAAGAGCGTTGCCGTCGGCAGTGTCAGCCGTAACGATCCCTGCCCGTGCGGCAGCGGGAAAAAATATAAAAAATGCTGTCTGCAAAGTTAG
- a CDS encoding MFS transporter: MERLTLSNKLSYAAGGGFASNLSFYAMLVFFITYASDIYGVNPATVGAITLAARGFDAFLDPIMGAIGDRTRTRLGKYRFWIITSAPVLGFTTWMVFASPDFSATGKVMYVAFVYMLYSIVSTVSNIPYHSLTAYITDKVTERSNIVLLKQFTGIIAQFIVSAGGITILTAFSQTTDTTGRAVVDVHSYQYLGALFGVVTTIGFWICAWGARKQDSWQRIQQDEAALHIRPPEGKMQFVIGVFKHLSTAFRSRSLACLALASASNTLSLAITAGVTVQFYTWVLHDTKLVATGALLNALFGACMYLVVKALVHRFGNKTAFVAICCIAIVPSLVLWLTFSPAHTTYTQVMLACIMAFCQAGSLVTWMMVTDCADELRWKTKQNAAGIASSTLTFSNKFGSAVGAFVLGWMLDLVGYLPGVPAQPEHALQGLTLLMVLTPVCGQLLSLLAMVFYSLNRENHKEICMKLLGSGE; encoded by the coding sequence ATGGAACGGTTAACTCTTTCCAACAAACTCAGCTATGCCGCAGGTGGGGGATTTGCCTCCAACCTCAGCTTTTATGCGATGCTGGTCTTCTTCATTACCTATGCCTCCGATATTTACGGCGTTAACCCCGCCACAGTAGGCGCGATCACGCTTGCCGCCAGAGGGTTTGATGCGTTTCTCGATCCGATTATGGGCGCTATTGGTGACCGTACCCGTACCCGGCTCGGAAAATACCGTTTCTGGATAATCACCTCTGCGCCCGTTCTGGGTTTTACCACCTGGATGGTGTTCGCCTCCCCTGACTTCTCTGCCACCGGCAAAGTCATGTATGTCGCCTTCGTGTATATGCTGTACTCGATTGTGTCGACGGTTTCGAACATTCCCTATCACTCTCTGACCGCCTACATCACCGATAAAGTCACGGAGCGCAGCAACATTGTGCTGCTCAAGCAGTTCACCGGTATCATTGCGCAGTTTATTGTCAGCGCAGGCGGCATCACCATTCTGACCGCCTTCAGCCAGACCACAGATACCACAGGTCGTGCCGTTGTCGATGTGCACAGCTACCAGTATCTGGGGGCACTGTTTGGCGTGGTAACCACCATCGGATTCTGGATTTGTGCCTGGGGAGCCCGCAAGCAGGACTCCTGGCAACGCATCCAGCAGGATGAAGCTGCCCTGCACATCCGGCCGCCAGAAGGCAAAATGCAGTTCGTCATCGGCGTGTTTAAACATCTGTCGACGGCGTTTCGCAGTCGCTCGCTGGCCTGCCTGGCCCTGGCCTCAGCCTCCAATACGCTGTCGCTGGCCATTACCGCAGGCGTAACCGTCCAGTTCTACACTTGGGTGTTGCACGACACTAAACTGGTCGCCACCGGCGCCCTGCTGAACGCCCTGTTTGGTGCCTGCATGTATCTGGTGGTGAAAGCGCTGGTACACCGCTTCGGCAATAAAACGGCCTTTGTAGCTATCTGCTGTATCGCCATCGTGCCGTCTCTGGTGCTCTGGTTAACCTTCTCCCCGGCGCACACCACTTACACCCAGGTGATGCTGGCCTGCATTATGGCGTTCTGTCAGGCCGGTTCTCTGGTCACCTGGATGATGGTCACCGACTGTGCGGACGAGCTGCGCTGGAAAACCAAGCAAAACGCGGCGGGCATCGCCTCTTCCACCCTGACGTTTTCCAATAAGTTTGGCTCTGCGGTGGGTGCTTTCGTGCTGGGCTGGATGCTGGATTTAGTCGGTTACCTGCCAGGTGTACCGGCACAGCCAGAGCATGCGTTGCAGGGGTTGACCCTGCTGATGGTGCTGACACCGGTTTGCGGCCAGCTGTTGTCGCTGCTCGCCATGGTCTTCTATTCCCTTAACCGGGAAAACCACAAAGAGATTTGTATGAAGCTGCTGGGCTCAGGAGAATAA
- a CDS encoding sulfatase translates to MKAVVLMFDTLRRSKLPPYNSDAHPLPNFQRLAEKTVRFDNFYVGSMPCMPARRDLHTGRLNFLHRSWGPLEPFDDSIFEIMKKNGIYSHLITDHQHYWEDGGATYHNRYNSYEFIRGQEGDLWKAKIGFNGAEHLDSWKKAEPLRRNMFQHDQINRSYMPREEDYPQARCYQAGLEFLAENHKEDNWLLQIESFDPHEPFFVPDRFKKMVDPALVGNQDDWPEYSSTERINNPEKVANGEKHYQALMLMCDEYLGKVLDFFDAHDLWRDTLLVVNTDHGFMFGEKEWSGKSVMPVYNEIAHVPFFIWDPRYGCAGEVRTELAQMHDLSVTLLDAFGLEKAPNMTGHSLLPVLTKSGPVKSEAIFGYFGAHVSLTDGRYVYMRGSKAPENTPLYEYTLMPTRMRRLFNASELRDATLHPGFSFSQGMPLLKVPGSAGFYSSYAHGNLLFDLENDPQQERPLCDPDREAGFIRKLWQALKDAEAPADEWLRLGIPQNLAEITTEYVAQEHARREQILREHLGTLADVSMHPDTRTLLLEIVACPGGKPFLDDLTTACGGRTLTRAEVVRCYEKGSYAQELWFLFNKPY, encoded by the coding sequence ATGAAAGCCGTTGTACTGATGTTTGACACGCTGCGTCGCAGCAAGCTGCCACCGTATAATTCTGATGCCCACCCGTTGCCGAATTTCCAGCGGCTGGCAGAGAAAACGGTGCGTTTTGATAATTTCTATGTCGGTTCGATGCCGTGCATGCCTGCCCGTCGCGATTTACACACCGGGCGGCTGAACTTTCTGCACCGCAGCTGGGGGCCGCTGGAGCCGTTCGATGACTCCATTTTTGAGATAATGAAAAAAAATGGCATCTATTCCCATCTGATAACCGATCACCAGCACTACTGGGAAGACGGCGGTGCCACCTACCATAACCGCTATAACAGCTACGAGTTTATTCGCGGTCAGGAAGGTGACCTATGGAAAGCTAAAATTGGCTTCAACGGCGCTGAACATCTGGATTCATGGAAAAAAGCCGAGCCGCTGCGCCGGAACATGTTCCAGCATGACCAGATCAACCGCAGCTATATGCCGCGCGAAGAAGATTACCCGCAGGCCCGCTGCTATCAGGCCGGCCTTGAGTTTCTGGCGGAGAACCATAAAGAAGATAACTGGCTCCTGCAAATTGAGAGCTTCGATCCCCATGAGCCCTTCTTCGTGCCGGATCGCTTTAAGAAAATGGTCGATCCGGCGTTGGTCGGTAATCAGGACGACTGGCCGGAATACAGCTCAACGGAACGTATCAATAACCCGGAAAAAGTCGCTAACGGGGAAAAGCACTATCAGGCGCTGATGCTGATGTGCGATGAGTACCTGGGCAAAGTGCTCGATTTCTTTGACGCGCATGACTTGTGGCGGGACACCCTGCTGGTCGTCAACACCGATCATGGCTTTATGTTTGGTGAAAAAGAGTGGTCCGGCAAAAGCGTGATGCCGGTCTACAACGAAATTGCCCATGTGCCGTTCTTTATCTGGGATCCGCGCTACGGCTGCGCGGGTGAAGTACGCACTGAGCTCGCACAGATGCACGATCTGTCGGTGACCCTGCTCGATGCCTTTGGTCTTGAGAAAGCGCCGAACATGACCGGCCACTCCCTGCTGCCGGTGCTGACTAAATCCGGGCCGGTCAAATCAGAAGCCATCTTTGGCTACTTCGGTGCGCATGTCTCCCTCACTGACGGGCGTTATGTTTATATGCGCGGCAGCAAGGCGCCGGAAAACACACCGCTTTACGAATACACGCTGATGCCAACACGCATGCGTCGCCTGTTTAATGCCAGTGAACTGCGGGACGCCACGCTACATCCGGGCTTTTCGTTCTCCCAGGGAATGCCTTTGCTGAAAGTGCCTGGTTCTGCGGGTTTTTACAGCTCCTACGCTCACGGCAACTTGCTGTTTGATTTGGAGAATGACCCACAGCAGGAGCGCCCTCTGTGTGATCCGGATCGTGAAGCTGGGTTTATTCGCAAACTATGGCAGGCTCTGAAGGACGCAGAAGCACCTGCGGATGAATGGCTGCGCCTGGGGATCCCGCAAAACCTGGCGGAGATCACGACAGAATATGTAGCTCAGGAGCATGCCCGGCGTGAGCAGATCCTGCGTGAACATCTGGGGACACTGGCCGATGTCAGTATGCATCCCGATACCCGCACGTTGCTGCTGGAAATCGTCGCCTGCCCTGGCGGGAAGCCTTTCCTGGATGACCTGACCACAGCCTGCGGCGGTCGCACACTCACTCGGGCCGAGGTCGTACGGTGTTATGAGAAGGGAAGCTATGCGCAGGAACTCTGGTTTTTGTTCAACAAACCTTATTGA
- a CDS encoding YidH family protein: MAEENEKSFPDYRFTLANERTFLAWIRTALAFMASAVGIDQLTTHLAPTLYRLALVVLLGVTSAGLSFYAYRRWAVNETAMRHAAELPFPRILIWISSGLFVTVLLTLVLMVVV; this comes from the coding sequence TTGGCGGAAGAAAATGAAAAATCATTTCCGGATTATCGGTTTACGCTGGCGAACGAACGCACCTTTCTGGCCTGGATCCGCACGGCGCTGGCCTTTATGGCAAGCGCGGTTGGTATCGATCAACTGACCACTCACCTCGCCCCCACCCTGTATCGCCTGGCGCTGGTAGTTTTGTTGGGGGTGACTTCGGCTGGCCTTTCGTTTTATGCGTATCGCCGCTGGGCAGTTAATGAGACAGCCATGCGACATGCTGCCGAACTGCCCTTCCCCCGGATACTCATCTGGATCAGTTCAGGGCTGTTTGTCACGGTATTGCTTACGCTGGTTTTGATGGTGGTAGTCTGA
- a CDS encoding LysR family transcriptional regulator — translation MHLHKLIFQFKTLVDNKTFTAAAEVLCISQPTLTQNIKRLESSLEVSLLIRGNKHVSLTVYGESLYQHASMLDRSYRQALSDIDMIKRNHRQTLILECGHAWSHGLLFDLMKNYIAHYPDVRMVIRSANTVTGQNHLLRGDCDIALGAIPVLENRISGIHYVPVFTSQFMLFCSREHLWAPAESITEEQLARSDWVILRHEPDDGEFDDPLLWQIPPEKIRFEVYSVSSAITLVRQSQCLVALPRQLEHEATSRGLKPLKVDIEFAAFETGMMYTDDVLKHDHKKAFIDAIISEKSYFGQ, via the coding sequence ATGCATTTACACAAACTTATCTTTCAGTTCAAAACGCTGGTAGACAACAAGACTTTCACAGCCGCCGCGGAGGTGCTGTGCATCTCTCAGCCCACGCTAACCCAAAACATCAAACGGCTTGAATCCTCGCTGGAAGTCTCGTTATTAATCCGTGGCAATAAACATGTGTCATTAACCGTCTACGGAGAAAGCCTGTATCAGCACGCCTCAATGCTAGACAGAAGCTACCGACAGGCGCTGTCGGATATTGACATGATTAAACGTAATCATCGGCAGACACTGATTCTCGAGTGCGGGCATGCCTGGAGTCACGGTCTCCTGTTTGATCTAATGAAAAATTATATCGCTCACTATCCTGACGTGCGGATGGTTATCCGAAGTGCCAACACCGTCACCGGGCAAAACCATCTTCTGCGGGGCGACTGTGATATTGCACTGGGTGCCATCCCGGTGCTGGAAAATCGCATATCAGGGATCCATTATGTCCCGGTCTTTACGTCGCAATTTATGCTGTTTTGCTCACGTGAACATTTATGGGCCCCGGCGGAAAGCATCACCGAAGAGCAGCTCGCCCGGAGCGACTGGGTAATTCTCAGACATGAACCTGACGACGGTGAGTTTGACGACCCGCTGTTGTGGCAGATCCCCCCTGAGAAAATCCGATTTGAAGTGTACTCCGTCTCTAGCGCTATTACTCTTGTCAGACAAAGCCAGTGTCTTGTCGCTCTCCCCAGACAACTTGAGCATGAGGCGACAAGTAGGGGGTTGAAGCCACTGAAGGTCGATATCGAATTCGCCGCCTTTGAAACCGGAATGATGTACACCGATGACGTGTTAAAACACGACCATAAAAAAGCCTTTATTGATGCCATCATTAGCGAAAAATCCTATTTTGGGCAATAA